In Silene latifolia isolate original U9 population chromosome X, ASM4854445v1, whole genome shotgun sequence, the following proteins share a genomic window:
- the LOC141617884 gene encoding uncharacterized protein LOC141617884 has protein sequence MNRVFSPYLDKFVVVFIDDILVYSKNEEEHEEHLGIVLRTLAENQLYAKLSKCEFVEESCLYRGMRFVKDFSKIAKPLTSLMRKENRFIWDEGCEKAFLILKERLTTAPILALPDGNDNFENYPTHDQKVGSRSVCSQVVATLSLWSDFQGKANVVADALCRKSIHALISARSRVRMLGEIKKMGIYMIRRGETIGDIIIEPELYEEIRELQKEDARVQKWRSAVEQAGAEPYSKFSIHSDGSLRFGQRWCVPANEELKRKILTEAHATPYSRVKGEHKRPQGKVQPLDVPEWKWESISMDFIVGLSQTQRVQIIRQKIRASQDRQKSYADTRRSEISFEVGEKVLVKVSPMKGVMRFGKRGKLSQKFIGPYEILERVGEVAYRLALPPALARVHNVFRVSQLRRYLSDLSHVLSPEVIEVDEQLSYLETPKEILDRKVRKTRNGETALVKVLWTNHNVKEATWETELSMKESYPHLFT, from the exons ATGAATCGGGTGTTCAGTCCTTatctggacaagttcgtggttgtgtttatcgatgacatatTGGTTTACTCCAAAAATGAGGaagagcacgaggagcatctAGGGATAGTACTGAGAACCTTGGCAGAGAATCAGTTGTATGCCAAATTGAGTAAGTGCGAGTTCGTTGAAGAAAGTTGCCTTTAccggggcat gagGTTTGTCAAAGATTTTTCGAAGATAGCAAAACCATTGACATCActaatgaggaaagagaacaggtttatCTGGGATGAGGGTTGTGAGAAGGCTTTCTTGATCCTCAAAGAGCGCCTAACCACGGCTCCTATCCTTGCTTTGCCAGATGGGAATGATAACTTCGAA aactaccctacccaTGACCAAAAGGTTGGGAGCcgtagtgtttgctctcaagtTGTGGCGACATTATCTCTATGGAGCGACTttcaag ggaaggcgAATGTCGTAGCTGATGCTTTGTGTCGGAAGTCTATCCATGCCCTGATCAGTGCCAGATCCAGGGTGAGGATGTTAGGTGAGATAAAGAAGATGGGGATTTACATGATCCGACGAGGCGAGACTATTGGAGATATTATAATTGAGCCAGAGTTATACGAGGAGATTCGAGAGTTACAGAAAGAGGATGCTAGAGTTCAGAAATGGCGCAGTGCAGTGGAACAGGCAGGTGCAGAACCCTACTCGAAATTCAGTATTCAttcagatgggagcttgaggtttggACAGAGGTGGTGTGTGCCAGCTAATGAGGAACTGAAGAGGAAAATTCTTACTGAGGCACATGCTACTCCTTATTCT agagtgaaGGGTGAACACAAGAGACCGCAGGGGAAGGTTCAGCCGCTAGatgtgccagagtggaagtgggagagtaTATCCATGGACTTCATCGTCGGGTTGTCTCAGACTCAgagag tgcAGATTATTAGGCAAAAGATAAGGGCTTCCCAGGACAGACAGAAGAGCTATGCTGACACTAGGAGAAGTGAGATTTCTTTCGAGGTGGGAGAGAAGGTACTAGTCAAAGTGTCGCCGATGAAGGGAGTTATGAGGTTCGGGAAGCGCGGAAAGCTGAGTCAGAAATTCATTGGACCCTATGAGATATTGGAAAGAGTTGGAGAGGTGGCATACcgtttagctttgccaccagcgttAGCCAGAGTTCACAATGTCTTTCGTGTTTCTCAGTTGCGGAGGTACTTGAGCGATTTATCACATGTGTTGAGTCCTGAGGTGATCGAGGTGGATGAGCAGTTGTCCTATCTGGAGACACCTAAGGAGATTTTGgacaggaaagtgaggaagaccaGGAATGGAGAGACAGCTTTGGTGAAAGTCTTGTGGACTAACCACAATGttaaggaagctacatgggagactGAGCTTTCCATGAAGGAAAGCTATCCACACCTATTTACATGA